One window of the Eucalyptus grandis isolate ANBG69807.140 chromosome 8, ASM1654582v1, whole genome shotgun sequence genome contains the following:
- the LOC120287625 gene encoding protein SIEVE ELEMENT OCCLUSION B-like: protein MIKTTLSMTKCIVEFEHDNKDVPELSTAIDIPSSVYHIIIIVLACSIQFTSLISLIDDYKGKDLPTFVRKVNMIHHTIKRHYEDYKQKKEEIREYQRLQRLFNALTDNVELIKALVYIKDDPQPLYIGSKKTTDKVESLRRKNVMLLISDLKLTSHDLSILIKIYSERKFHEERYEIVWIPIIEQEGDDVNNQFKNLQSQMPWYSVRYPTLINKVAIKIIKEKWHYRQETIVTALGPQGRVSNKNAMSMIRLWGWDAFPFTESVGASLWSKPGISWFELLLTDMVIPKINEAIKSRKYILLYGAEDNKAIHEIEEPVKKIIEDGVPIFAYNVTKNQLFWSRLESLMLSKLQTKADVHEPLMQDILCLYTNFKKDGGFAVLTRGSQVVINDSIIDVTKVLSQYETTWKKQVKGNEKTFDAAFEEHRERVFVLPRCHHFYIPNTVGYIPEDVKCPVCPRMMKNIVKFECCHGAH from the exons ATGATCAAGACCACATTGAGCATGACCAAGTGCATCGTGGAGTTCGAGCACGACAATAAAGACGTTCCCGAGCTGTCCACAGCAATCGACATCCCAAGCAGCGtttatcatatcatcatcattgtccTCGCTTGCTCGATTCAGTTCACCAGCCTCATTAGCCTCATCGATGA ctacaagggaaaagatcttCCGACCTTTGTTCGGAAAGTGAACATGATCCACCACACTATCAAGAGACATTACGAAGATTACAAGCAAAAAAAGG AGGAAATTAGAGAGTATCAGAGGCTGCAGCGACTATTCAATGCCCTTACTGATAATGTGGAGCTCATCAAGGCCTTGGTTTACATCAAGGACGATCCTCAGCCACTTTACATTGGCTCAAAGAAGACCACG GATAAGGTCGAGTCCCTGCGGAGGAAGAATGTGATGCTGCTGATTTCCGACCTAAAGTTGACCTCTCACGACCTTTCCATCCTCATCAAGATCTACAGCGAGCGCAAGTTCCATGAGGAGCGCTATGAGATCGTGTGGATCCCGATCATCGAGCAAGAAGGCGATGACGTGAACAACCAGTTCAAGAATCTACAGTCGCAAATGCCTTGGTACTCAGTGCGCTACCCGACACTCATCAACAAGGTGGCCATCAAGATCATCAAGGAGAAGTGGCACTATAGGCAAGAGACCATCGTGACTGCGTTGGGTCCCCAGGGACGAGTCTCAAACAAAAATGCCATGAGCATGATTAGGCTTTGGGGATGGGATGCTTTCCCTTTCACTGAATCAGTGGGAGCAAGCCTATGGAGCAAGCCTGGCATCAGCTGGTTTGAGCTCTTGCTGACTGACATGGTCATTCCTAAGATAAATGAAGCT ATCAAGTCTCGAAAGTACATCCTCCTTTATGGAGCTGAAGACAACAAGGCAATCCACGAAATTGAGGAGCCAGTCAAGAAGATCATCGAAGATGGCGTCCCCATCTTCGCCTACAATGTCACCAAAAATCAGCTCTTCTGGAGCCGCCTCGAGAGCCTTATGCTCTCGAAACTGCAAACCAAAGCGGATGTGCACGAACCCCTCATGCAGGACATCCTCTGCCTCTACACCAACTTCAAGAAGGATGGTGGGTTCGCGGTCCTCACGAGGGGGTCGCAGGTTGTGATCAACGACTCGATAATCGACGTCACCAAGGTCTTGTCCCAGTACGAGACCACTTGGAAGAAGCAGGTCAAAGGGAACGAGAAGACGTTCGACGCGGCCTTCGAGGAGCACCGCGAGCGGGTCTTCGTCCTTCCGAGGTGCCACCACTTCTACATCCCGAACACGGTGGGCTACATCCCGGAGGACGTGAAGTGTCCGGTTTGTCCCCGCATGATGAAGAACATTGTTAAGTTTGAGTGTTGCCATGGCGCACATTAG